CTCTGCTTGACTGGACTAGATACGAGAATCCCACCCCTTTAGCGTAGCGCAGGGGTGGGAGTGTCAACAACTGGATTTTCGGGGATGGGACGATTGACAATAAATTGATCCGCCGCAAAAACTAACTGTTGTATCCATTGAGGCGTTTCTCGGATGTTAGCCGGACAGCTATCTTGCCAAAATCCTAATAATTTGCGTTCGTAGGTGCGACGGACTTCTAAGGCGGCTTCTCCATTTAAACTAGGATTGGGTTCTGTACTCGCAACAAAACATAAAGATTCTCCGGGGTTTAAGGTGGCGGTGAAGGTGGCGGCTTGAAGATGATCTTCGTAATCTCTTAAGCCACGCTCGCGTTCCCGTGCTAAATCAAAGTTATAGTGCCATTGGGGGGTAGGGGTAACACTAGCGCGATCGGTTAATAAATAAAAAGGCACTGCTTCTGCAAAGGGAGTCACACAAACGCCGTTTTCAACGTGTTCGATCTGCATTTGCCAATTCCCGGCCTGGGTATCGCTATGATAATCTCGATAATTAACAAAAACTTTTAATGTCAGGGTAATAGGGCCAGAGGCACGAGTTAAACTATAACGAACGTAGGTAATATTCGCTTCGGGCTGCATCCAAATTCGTTTTTCCAGCAACGCATCGGCGCAGGCAAATTTCCAGGTGGGGATCGTTCGTTCTAACTGAAACCGTTCAATCTGGTGATGTCCATAACCGTCAATTGAGCCTCCGGCCCAACGGTTCGTATAAAGAGGGTAAACTTGTCCCTGATAGTTTACAAGGTCATCTATTTTCGCCACCAGTAAGGTACGACCCAAGGGAGGTTTTAAAGCCGCCACTAATAACCCTTGATAACGGCGTGTTAGTACACCTGCGATTGTTCCTGAAGCATAGCCACCGATCCCATTGGTGACTAACCATTCTCGTGCTTCAGCACTGGGCAAATTACAGCAAGTTTCTCGTCCAAAATTAATACTCATACTACCTTAAACACTCAAAATTTTGCATCAACAATAAAATTAAAGATTTAGAAGCCTTTCACCCTCTCAATTCACAACTTAAACCTCTACAACAGATGAAGGATCATTTGTCCAATTTCAGGATAGAATGTCAGTAATAACTGTTTACGACTCAAAAAGGTTGTCCTTGTTGACTCCACGTCAAGTACCAGCGTTATTTACTATAACGTTTTATCGTCTAAATCAAAACCCCCATTTGCTCAAATCGAACCTTGACTAAACCCCTTCCTCTCGTCTCTCAAAATATTGCGGTGTATTAACTGCCCTTTTTTGAGTTTTTGTCTTCAAAAGTATGATGGGATTATTAAATTTTGTGTTCCAATTGCTGAAGATTTAGTTTTATGACAAAGCCCGAATTTTTAACTCCTTTTCCTATTTTAGAACACTTAGATTCTAACCTCCCTAACTTTTGTGGTTGGGAAGCCCAAATCCAGGATCTTGTTAATCATAATTATCCCATATTTTTGCCAAAAACAAATTTAAACTTAGATAAAATCACGGCTGGCT
The sequence above is a segment of the Planktothrix tepida PCC 9214 genome. Coding sequences within it:
- a CDS encoding glycogen debranching enzyme N-terminal domain-containing protein: MSINFGRETCCNLPSAEAREWLVTNGIGGYASGTIAGVLTRRYQGLLVAALKPPLGRTLLVAKIDDLVNYQGQVYPLYTNRWAGGSIDGYGHHQIERFQLERTIPTWKFACADALLEKRIWMQPEANITYVRYSLTRASGPITLTLKVFVNYRDYHSDTQAGNWQMQIEHVENGVCVTPFAEAVPFYLLTDRASVTPTPQWHYNFDLARERERGLRDYEDHLQAATFTATLNPGESLCFVASTEPNPSLNGEAALEVRRTYERKLLGFWQDSCPANIRETPQWIQQLVFAADQFIVNRPIPENPVVDTPTPALR